A single genomic interval of candidate division WOR-3 bacterium harbors:
- a CDS encoding family 43 glycosylhydrolase: MFPISLGPTYVPAEALAALCGCSCPSPRRLARLEPGTVLFCDRNPLLPGLGFCDPHARLAPDGRLLIYATHDASPTNTDYTMNDWWVWSTRDLAHWTFEGALRPEQTAIGALSSSCWATDALLTAGGTWWYLSDGPRRIRVMHGASPTGPWRDGSRRPLVAESDLAGQSRDPAVFADQDGSEWLLFGTWDFYLGRLGSDRVSFTEPPRRIEIVNPQGPYGPGRTDDKPFLHYRAGWYYLTWGCFSARSHSLLGPYDCDGPFFDPALAEASFARVKEFRLDRHGSFFDFDGRHYFIANDFSRTGASPFFRDSVIVPIEYRTDGVIAPAAVRTSWR; this comes from the coding sequence TTGTTCCCGATTAGTCTTGGTCCGACATATGTTCCGGCCGAAGCGCTGGCAGCGCTTTGTGGTTGTTCCTGCCCGAGTCCGCGTCGGCTGGCCCGGCTCGAGCCCGGCACGGTCCTGTTCTGCGACCGTAATCCGCTGCTTCCTGGCCTAGGTTTCTGCGACCCGCATGCCCGGCTGGCGCCAGACGGCAGATTGCTAATCTATGCAACCCACGATGCATCACCCACGAATACTGACTATACGATGAACGACTGGTGGGTCTGGTCAACGCGTGACCTGGCTCACTGGACATTCGAAGGTGCACTCCGGCCCGAACAGACCGCTATCGGCGCGCTTTCTTCGTCCTGCTGGGCAACCGATGCCCTACTGACGGCTGGCGGCACCTGGTGGTATCTTTCGGACGGCCCGCGGCGCATCCGCGTGATGCACGGCGCAAGCCCGACCGGACCTTGGCGCGATGGCAGCAGGCGACCGTTGGTCGCCGAGTCAGACCTGGCCGGCCAGTCGCGTGACCCGGCGGTTTTCGCCGACCAGGACGGCTCGGAATGGCTCTTGTTCGGCACCTGGGACTTCTATCTTGGCCGGCTTGGTTCGGACCGTGTTTCATTCACCGAGCCGCCACGCAGGATCGAGATAGTCAACCCGCAGGGCCCCTATGGCCCGGGTCGAACCGACGACAAGCCTTTTCTGCACTACCGAGCTGGCTGGTACTATCTGACTTGGGGCTGTTTTTCGGCTCGTTCGCACTCATTACTTGGCCCGTATGACTGTGACGGTCCATTCTTCGACCCCGCACTTGCCGAAGCATCATTCGCCCGCGTCAAGGAGTTCCGTCTCGATCGGCACGGCTCCTTCTTCGACTTTGATGGCCGCCACTACTTCATCGCCAACGATTTCAGCCGGACCGGGGCCAGCCCGTTTTTCCGCGATAGCGTAATTGTACCGATTGAGTACCGAACTGACGGCGTAATAGCGCCCGCGGCAGTCCGCACGTCTTGGCGTTAG
- a CDS encoding DUF5131 family protein has protein sequence HEQELLTPQGWRKPRLVFLCSMGDLFHPEVPADFIRRVFQVMKQCPQHQFQVLTKRSRRLRTLAKFLPWPDNVWMGVTVENARVTGRVADLQETPARVKFLSCEPLLGDIPKLPLAGINWVIVGGESGPSARVMRRTWVESVRRQCERANVAFCFKQWGGTRKYASGRLLDGHMYDDMPDIRLPAVLNTRQCELPLGDEAQGQGANFGDRMRVAAVKLIVPD, from the coding sequence TTCACGAGCAGGAACTGCTTACTCCCCAAGGCTGGCGCAAGCCGCGGCTAGTCTTCCTCTGCTCGATGGGTGATTTGTTTCATCCCGAAGTGCCGGCAGATTTCATCAGGCGTGTCTTCCAGGTGATGAAACAGTGTCCTCAGCACCAGTTCCAGGTGCTGACCAAGCGCAGCCGGCGGCTCAGGACGTTGGCAAAGTTCCTGCCCTGGCCGGACAATGTCTGGATGGGTGTAACGGTCGAGAATGCGCGTGTGACGGGTCGCGTGGCAGACCTTCAAGAGACGCCGGCGCGAGTGAAGTTTCTGTCCTGTGAACCGCTGCTTGGGGACATTCCCAAACTGCCGCTTGCGGGCATCAACTGGGTGATTGTCGGCGGCGAATCCGGACCTAGTGCACGCGTGATGCGGAGAACGTGGGTTGAGTCGGTCAGACGGCAGTGCGAACGTGCCAACGTTGCATTCTGCTTCAAGCAGTGGGGCGGGACGCGCAAGTATGCCAGCGGCAGGCTGCTTGACGGTCACATGTACGACGACATGCCTGATATTCGTCTGCCTGCGGTATTGAATACTAGACAGTGCGAGCTGCCGCTGGGCGACGAGGCACAAGGCCAGGGGGCGAACTTCGGTGACAGAATGAGAGTTGCGGCCGTCAAGCTCATTGTTCCCGATTAG